A single region of the Rhodococcus sp. W8901 genome encodes:
- a CDS encoding MarR family winged helix-turn-helix transcriptional regulator gives MGAQDNTETTWLTGAQQDAWRTLVSLVTRLPAALDTQLQRDSDLTHFEYFVLAVLSEAPDRRLRLSELAQQANASLSRLSHVVTRLEKRGWARRETVTGTRGAFAVLTDEGYAKVVEAAPGHVDTVQALVFEGLDSAQVAQLSSLGKALVDQLDKGIAAGTGKA, from the coding sequence ATGGGCGCGCAGGACAACACCGAGACCACGTGGCTCACCGGAGCCCAGCAGGACGCCTGGCGAACCCTCGTCTCCCTCGTCACGAGACTGCCCGCAGCGCTGGACACCCAACTGCAGCGTGACTCCGACCTGACGCATTTCGAGTACTTCGTCCTCGCCGTGCTGTCGGAGGCACCGGACCGGCGGCTGCGACTGTCGGAACTGGCGCAGCAGGCCAACGCCTCGCTCTCGCGCCTCTCGCACGTCGTCACGCGATTGGAGAAGCGGGGCTGGGCGCGCCGCGAAACCGTCACCGGCACGCGGGGCGCGTTCGCGGTCCTGACCGACGAGGGTTACGCGAAGGTGGTCGAGGCCGCGCCCGGACACGTCGACACCGTGCAGGCGCTGGTGTTCGAGGGACTCGATTCCGCCCAGGTGGCCCAGTTGTCGTCGCTGGGCAAGGCGCTCGTCGATCAACTCGACAAGGGCATCGCCGCGGGCACCGGCAAGGCCTAG
- a CDS encoding dioxygenase family protein, with protein sequence MPAIFLSHGAPPLVDSERWVRELTQWSSDLPRPTAILVVSAHWESAPLTIGAIETGTPLVYDFGGFPRRFYEVTYASPGAPELARQVAALMPDNEPVYHQPDRGLDHGAYVPLTVMYPDADVPVLQISMPTLDPQRLLELGRRLRPLREQGVLIVGSGFTTHGLPFLRDPSPEATAPGWSAEFDAWAGERLAAGDVDALIDFRAQAPGMPYAHPTIEHFAPLFVTLGASNDPEQTPQQIIDGFWMGLAKRSIQVA encoded by the coding sequence ATGCCTGCGATCTTCCTCAGCCACGGCGCGCCCCCGCTGGTCGACAGTGAGCGGTGGGTCCGCGAGCTCACGCAGTGGTCGTCCGACCTGCCGCGTCCCACGGCGATCCTCGTCGTCTCGGCCCACTGGGAATCGGCGCCGCTCACCATCGGCGCAATCGAGACCGGAACGCCGCTCGTCTACGACTTCGGCGGATTCCCGCGCCGGTTCTATGAGGTGACCTACGCCTCGCCCGGTGCGCCGGAACTGGCCCGCCAGGTCGCCGCGCTCATGCCGGACAACGAACCGGTCTACCACCAGCCGGATCGCGGCCTCGATCACGGCGCGTACGTGCCGCTGACGGTCATGTATCCGGACGCGGACGTGCCAGTCCTGCAGATCTCGATGCCGACCCTCGACCCGCAACGACTGCTCGAACTCGGGCGGCGTCTGCGCCCGCTGCGCGAGCAGGGTGTGCTGATCGTCGGTTCCGGCTTCACGACGCACGGGCTGCCGTTCCTGCGGGACCCCTCGCCGGAGGCGACGGCCCCGGGCTGGTCGGCCGAGTTCGACGCGTGGGCGGGGGAGCGGTTGGCAGCCGGCGACGTCGACGCCCTGATCGACTTCCGCGCCCAGGCGCCCGGAATGCCGTATGCGCACCCGACGATCGAGCACTTCGCTCCGCTGTTCGTCACCCTGGGTGCATCGAACGACCCGGAGCAGACGCCGCAACAGATCATCGACGGCTTCTGGATGGGCCTGGCGAAGCGGTCGATCCAGGTGGCCTGA
- a CDS encoding peroxiredoxin, whose protein sequence is MKPGELAPEFDLPDQDGTRRTLTSLLAGGPLVLFFYPAASTPVCTAEACHFRDLSADFAAAGAVVAGISRDTVDKQASFSRAQSFGYPLLADVDGTVAERFGVKRGLLGKITPVKRTTFVIDTDRTVLEVIASEVRPNLHADRALELVRSRA, encoded by the coding sequence ATGAAGCCCGGTGAGCTCGCGCCCGAATTCGACTTGCCCGACCAGGACGGCACACGTCGGACGCTGACGTCGCTGCTCGCCGGCGGACCGCTCGTGCTGTTCTTCTACCCGGCCGCATCGACACCCGTGTGCACCGCCGAGGCCTGCCACTTCCGGGATCTGTCCGCCGACTTCGCCGCCGCGGGGGCCGTCGTGGCCGGCATCAGCCGGGACACCGTCGACAAGCAGGCGAGCTTCTCCCGCGCGCAGTCGTTCGGTTACCCGCTGCTCGCCGACGTCGACGGCACCGTCGCCGAGCGGTTCGGCGTCAAGCGCGGACTGCTCGGCAAGATCACGCCGGTCAAGCGGACCACGTTCGTCATCGACACCGACCGCACGGTACTCGAGGTGATCGCGAGCGAGGTGCGGCCGAACCTGCACGCCGACCGGGCGCTCGAGCTCGTCCGCAGCCGGGCCTGA
- a CDS encoding helix-turn-helix transcriptional regulator, translating to MSMNKTAPAHLPWGGLLTLTPGAVLYRGAGGDADLHAHHAVQVMISLDEPFVLEFEDDHHHTAAAIVPSGAPHRLHCTSRRLLLILVEPFGPRGRGLGLIGERSRGQEFEAVLERIATEHADDADPVTAVDSLVRAITPETPQRPARLSEPVRAALRYLEQTPGIQPTLARAAAEAHLSPSRLTHLFTLEVGIPFRRYALWVRLRTVTERVTFGDNLTQAAVAAGFSDSSHLSRVFKNNFGLSPSALLGMTVDRDAWPEGTS from the coding sequence ATGTCGATGAACAAGACGGCGCCTGCGCACCTCCCGTGGGGCGGCCTGCTCACGTTGACGCCCGGGGCGGTTCTCTACCGTGGTGCCGGCGGTGACGCCGATCTGCACGCGCACCACGCCGTTCAGGTGATGATCTCCCTGGACGAACCCTTCGTCCTCGAGTTCGAAGACGACCACCATCACACCGCCGCCGCGATCGTTCCGAGCGGTGCACCACACCGGCTCCACTGCACCTCGCGCCGCCTGCTCCTGATCCTCGTCGAGCCGTTCGGGCCGCGTGGTCGTGGCCTCGGCCTCATCGGTGAGCGAAGCCGCGGCCAGGAGTTCGAGGCCGTGCTCGAGCGCATCGCCACCGAGCACGCCGACGACGCGGACCCCGTGACCGCCGTCGACAGCCTGGTTCGGGCCATCACCCCGGAAACGCCACAGCGGCCCGCCCGGCTGTCCGAACCGGTGCGCGCGGCACTGCGGTACCTGGAGCAGACCCCCGGTATACAGCCCACGCTCGCGCGCGCGGCCGCCGAGGCGCACCTTTCCCCCTCGCGGTTGACCCACCTGTTCACGCTCGAAGTGGGCATCCCGTTCCGACGCTACGCACTGTGGGTCCGTCTGCGGACCGTGACCGAGCGAGTGACGTTCGGAGACAACCTGACTCAGGCCGCCGTGGCGGCCGGGTTCAGCGACTCCTCGCACCTCAGTCGGGTGTTCAAGAACAATTTCGGTCTGAGCCCGTCGGCCCTTCTGGGCATGACGGTCGACCGCGACGCGTGGCCGGAGGGCACCTCCTGA